Part of the Longimicrobium sp. genome is shown below.
TGTCCACGCGGCCGATCGTCTGCGTGCCGTAGGCCAGCGCCGCCACCGCCTGCGCCCCGCCGATCCGCAGCACCTCCGTCACTCCCGCCACGTGTGCGGCCGCCAGCACCACCGGGAGCATCTCGCCGCCGGGCGCGGGGGAGACCATCGCGATCTCATCCACGCCCGCCACCGAGGCGGGGATGGCGTTCATCAGCACGGACGACGGATACGCCGCGCGCCCACCTGGAACGTAGATCCCCACGCGCCGCAGCGGCGCCACGCGCTGGCCCAGCACGCTTCCATCCGCGTGCAGGTCGAGGAAGCCGTGCTCGCGCTGCTTCTCGTGGAAGTCGCGGATGTTGGATGCGGCCGCGCGCAGCGAAGCCAGCAGCTCCGGCTCGATGTCGTCCGCCGCCGCGGCGAGCTCGTCCGCGCCCACGCGCAACGCGGATGCATGGGGCACCTCCAGCCGGTCGAAGCGGGCGGTGTACTCCAGCAGCGCATCGTCGCCGCGGGCGGCGACGTCGCGGACGATGGCGGCCACGGACTCGCGGAGCGCCGGGTCGTCGGTGGACGCGGCGGCGGCGAGGGCGCGAAGCTCGTCGAACGGCGGGCGGACGTGGAGCGTGCGGATCGCGGGCATCGAAATCAGGCGGTGGATTCCAGCGCGCCCGCCAGATCGGCGATCAGGCGCTGGTGCTCTTCCAGGCGCAGCTTGTGGCTCGCGCGGTTGACGATCAGGCGCGCCGTGGACCGGCTGATCTCCTCGAACACCACCAGCCCGTTCTCGGCCAGCGTGCGCCCGGTCTGCACCAGGTCCACGATCCAGTCCGAGAGGCCCAGCAGCGGCGCGACTTCGACGGACCCGGAGATGTGGATCAGCTCCACCTGCATCCCCCGCGCGGCGAAGAAGCGGTGCGCGCTCTCCACGTACTTGGTGGCCACGCGTGGCGTGCGTCCGTGCGCGAGGTCGGGGTACGCGGCATCGGCGGGCCCGGCCACCGCTAACCCACATCCACCGAAGCGCAGATCGAGCGGGCGCAGCACGTCCGGATCGCTCTCGCCCAGCACGTCCAGCCCCACCACGCCCGCGTCCGCTACGCCGGACTCCACGTACGTCGGCACGTCGCCGCTCTTCACCGGGAGGAACTCGAACCTCCCATCCGCCGACGGAAGGATGAGCCGCCGCGACGCGCGCACCGACTCGTCCACCGATGCGCCGATCACGTCGAACAGCGTCAGCGCCTCGTCCATCATCCGCCCCTTGGGGAGGGCGATGCGCAGCGGCCTCATCCTTCCTCCACCAGCAGGTCCGCCAGCTCGTCCGTCTCCAGCGCGAACCCGACAGCGGGACGGTCAGCGCCGTAGAGGGCGAGCAGCCCGTCGTAGCGCCCGCCGAAGCCGATCGCGCGCCCCACGCCCGCCACGAACACCTCGAACTGGATCCCCGTGTAGTATCCCAGCCCGCGGATCTCGCCCAGGTCATAGACGACGTGCTCGCGCTCCTCTTCGGTCAGCAGCGCATCGACGGCACGCAGGCGCTCGATGGCCGCCTCGGCATCCGGGCCGCTGGCCAGCGAGCGGGCGCGCAGGAGGACGTCGCTCCGCCCGATCAGCTCAGGAAGCTCGATCAGGGCACGCGCCACGGCCGCCGGCGCGCCGATCTCACGCGCACCGGCAGCGAGCGCCGCGCGGTCCTTTCGATCCACCGCCGTCCGCAACGCCTCGGCCGCGTCGGGCGAGAGGCCGGCGAGCAGGGGGCACACGAAGCGGATGTCGCCCAGGTTCACCTGGAAGTCGCGGATGTCCAGCGCCCACAGCGTGCGCAGCGCCAGCCGCAGCACCTCCACGTCCGCCGCGGGAGACGGGTCGCCGATCAGCTCCGCGCCGAGCTGGAAGGTCTCGCGGCGGCGCCCCATCCCTTCGGCCTGCTGGCGGTACACCTTGCCCGCGTAGCACAGCCGCAGCGGCAGCGGCGCGGATGCCAGGCGCGTGGAGACGACCCGCGCGATCGCCGAGGTGAAGTCGGCGCGCAGGGCGACGAGGCTCCCGTCGCGGTCCACGAAGCGGATCAGGCGCGAAGCCAGCTCCGTCCCCGCGCTGCGCGTGAAGACCTCCTCGTATTCGAAGGTAGGGGGGATGACCTCTTCGTAGCCGCCCTCCTCGGCCAGCGCGAACCAGCTGCGCTGCACGCGCCGGCGGCGGCGCACGTCCCCCGCGAGCAGGTCCTGCGACCCGGGCGGCACGTGCGAAATACGTGTGTTCGGCATAAGGCGGGGGAAGATACGGGCGCCTCCGCGGGCCGGCAACCAAAGGAAACACAACATATGATTACGCCACGACTTGCACCCTGGCACGCCCGTTGCCTTGTACGATTAGCGACAGCCGCGGTAATCTCAGCCAACGCACTGCTGAAGAGGCGAACATGGACCTGATCCTCCTGATCGGTATCATCCTGCTGGTGCTGGCCCTGCTCGGCGTCGGCGGTATCTTCGCCGCACTCAAGAGCGTCGCGTGGATCCTCCTGGTGATCGCGGTGATCATCATCGCCTGGCGCATCATCACGGGGCGGAAGCCGGTGTAGCCCCACCCCCAGCGTCGCTCCGCGATGCATCCCCCTCCCCCATAACTGCCTGGGGGAGGGGGTTTGGGTTTTATGGGCGGTTGCATGCGTCTCGGCCCGCGTCGTCTCAGGCCGCTTCCGCCATAGCCGCGAACAACGCTCCCACTTCCGCCGGGTCGCGCAGGTACGACCGCGCCGCCGTTGCGACGGCCGGATCGCCGATCAGCACGCCCTCGTGCGCGCCGCCCAGGCCGGCGAGGGCGCGGAAGGCATCCTCGTCCGTGCGGTCGTCGCCCAGGTAGAGGACGGGGGCGCCGGGCGGCGGGCGCATCTGGTCCAGGAGGAATAGCACCGCCTTCCCCTTGTCCCACTCCACCCGCGGCCGCACCTCCAGCACCATCTTGCCGGAGGTCACCCGCAGCCCGTCGCCCGCGCCGCGTTCCACGACCGCGCGCACGTCGGCGTGGCGCTCGGCGGGGGCCTGGCGGAAGTGGATGCTCAGCGTCATCGCCTTGTCTTCGAGGAAGGCGCCGGGGATGCCCGCCAGCTCCGGCTCGATGCGTCGCGCCGCGGCTTCGAGCGCCGGCCGCGCGGCGACGG
Proteins encoded:
- the hisG gene encoding ATP phosphoribosyltransferase translates to MRPLRIALPKGRMMDEALTLFDVIGASVDESVRASRRLILPSADGRFEFLPVKSGDVPTYVESGVADAGVVGLDVLGESDPDVLRPLDLRFGGCGLAVAGPADAAYPDLAHGRTPRVATKYVESAHRFFAARGMQVELIHISGSVEVAPLLGLSDWIVDLVQTGRTLAENGLVVFEEISRSTARLIVNRASHKLRLEEHQRLIADLAGALESTA
- the hisZ gene encoding ATP phosphoribosyltransferase regulatory subunit, giving the protein MPNTRISHVPPGSQDLLAGDVRRRRRVQRSWFALAEEGGYEEVIPPTFEYEEVFTRSAGTELASRLIRFVDRDGSLVALRADFTSAIARVVSTRLASAPLPLRLCYAGKVYRQQAEGMGRRRETFQLGAELIGDPSPAADVEVLRLALRTLWALDIRDFQVNLGDIRFVCPLLAGLSPDAAEALRTAVDRKDRAALAAGAREIGAPAAVARALIELPELIGRSDVLLRARSLASGPDAEAAIERLRAVDALLTEEEREHVVYDLGEIRGLGYYTGIQFEVFVAGVGRAIGFGGRYDGLLALYGADRPAVGFALETDELADLLVEEG
- the otsB gene encoding trehalose-phosphatase, whose product is MLPHALERVPVWAAGWKEHGQLVLLLDFDGTLAPIVERPELAAMPATTRAALDRLMAMPGVEAAVVSGRGLADVRERAAIPGIAYAGNHGMEIEGAGLHRMHPEAVAARPALEAAARRIEPELAGIPGAFLEDKAMTLSIHFRQAPAERHADVRAVVERGAGDGLRVTSGKMVLEVRPRVEWDKGKAVLFLLDQMRPPPGAPVLYLGDDRTDEDAFRALAGLGGAHEGVLIGDPAVATAARSYLRDPAEVGALFAAMAEAA